In the Deltaproteobacteria bacterium genome, one interval contains:
- a CDS encoding 1-deoxy-D-xylulose-5-phosphate reductoisomerase, which yields MKYLTILGSTGSIGVNTLRVVRGNPQRYKIVALAAGENAELLREQIIEFEPPMVAVKDETVAARLQKLLPSSPRPEILCGPEGYRDVAAAQSVDMVVSALAGAAGLLPTWEAIAAGKEIALANKEVMVMAGDLVMAKAQATGSKILPVDSEHSAIFQCLLGHRRQDVKRIILTASGGPFLRLPTEKLVKVTPAQALNHPNWRMGKKISVDSATMMNKGLEVIEARWLFDIDFDNIHIYIHPQSIVHSLVEYVDGCILAQLGTPDMKAPISYALSFPERSASLGASLDLPAMRNWEFLAPDFDKFPSMQLAYQAGRQGGTMPAVLSAANEIAVQAFLEGKILFTQITEITEETLSLHSVKAGHHTIADILTADHWARETCHEIINMQG from the coding sequence ATGAAATATTTGACTATCTTAGGTTCCACAGGTTCAATCGGCGTTAATACCTTGCGTGTGGTGCGGGGAAATCCGCAGCGCTACAAGATTGTGGCGCTGGCGGCAGGTGAAAATGCGGAGCTCTTACGGGAGCAGATAATCGAATTTGAGCCCCCAATGGTTGCCGTTAAGGATGAGACTGTGGCTGCCCGCTTGCAGAAATTGCTCCCCTCTTCTCCTCGGCCGGAGATCCTTTGCGGCCCCGAGGGATATCGAGATGTCGCAGCAGCTCAAAGCGTTGATATGGTTGTTTCCGCTTTGGCAGGCGCGGCCGGGCTGCTTCCCACGTGGGAGGCCATTGCCGCCGGCAAGGAAATTGCCCTGGCCAATAAAGAAGTTATGGTCATGGCGGGTGATCTTGTCATGGCGAAGGCGCAGGCCACCGGCAGCAAGATATTGCCGGTTGACAGTGAACATAGCGCGATCTTCCAGTGCCTGTTAGGACATCGTCGGCAGGACGTGAAGCGGATCATCCTGACTGCCTCGGGCGGGCCATTCTTACGTCTGCCGACGGAGAAACTGGTGAAAGTGACGCCGGCACAAGCCTTGAATCATCCCAACTGGCGGATGGGCAAAAAAATCAGCGTGGATTCGGCAACCATGATGAACAAAGGCCTGGAGGTCATTGAGGCCAGATGGCTCTTTGATATTGATTTTGATAATATTCATATTTACATCCACCCGCAGAGTATCGTCCACTCTCTGGTGGAATATGTTGACGGCTGTATTCTGGCGCAACTTGGCACACCGGATATGAAGGCGCCAATCTCTTACGCCCTGTCCTTTCCGGAAAGGTCAGCCTCACTCGGGGCCAGCCTGGACCTGCCGGCCATGAGAAACTGGGAATTCTTGGCGCCTGATTTTGACAAGTTTCCCAGCATGCAACTGGCCTATCAAGCCGGGAGACAAGGCGGGACGATGCCGGCCGTTTTGAGCGCCGCCAATGAAATAGCCGTTCAAGCGTTTCTGGAGGGGAAAATTCTTTTCACGCAAATTACGGAGATTACAGAAGAAACGCTTTCGTTACATTCCGTTAAAGCGGGTCATCA
- a CDS encoding phosphatidate cytidylyltransferase → MNHHLQSHHLQRLITGVVAAPLLIIFIYYSSEQLFSLLIFAAIQMAVWEYNSLAFGKDGFVREKGEVFFFAAVIAISTYISGNAMITSVLTFCLLLCFMAFLSQITDQAIDMSRVGKVVLGFMYMPLLMSSFILLRHLPQGVSWIFLTLVLAFCGDVFGYYTGKTLGKRKLFPALSPGKTVAGTIGLMCGSLLGGVIFQQLIFTELPLIHALIMGAGGGILGQLGDLFESALKRSAGVKDAGFIFPGHGGILDRLDSLSFIAPFVFYYQHFIIT, encoded by the coding sequence ATGAACCACCACTTGCAGAGCCACCACTTGCAGAGATTGATCACGGGTGTCGTTGCTGCGCCGTTACTAATAATATTCATATATTACAGCTCTGAACAATTATTTTCCCTGTTAATATTTGCGGCCATTCAAATGGCCGTATGGGAATATAACAGTTTAGCCTTTGGCAAGGATGGATTTGTCCGGGAGAAGGGTGAGGTATTCTTTTTTGCCGCAGTGATTGCCATTTCCACATATATATCAGGCAATGCCATGATTACTTCCGTCTTGACATTTTGTTTGCTGCTTTGTTTTATGGCCTTTCTTTCTCAAATTACAGATCAGGCGATTGACATGTCAAGGGTGGGGAAAGTCGTCCTGGGGTTCATGTACATGCCCTTGCTGATGTCTTCTTTCATTCTGCTGCGCCACTTGCCGCAGGGTGTAAGCTGGATATTTCTTACTCTCGTCCTGGCTTTTTGCGGCGATGTATTTGGATATTATACCGGCAAAACGCTGGGAAAAAGGAAATTATTCCCCGCTTTGAGTCCCGGCAAAACCGTAGCAGGAACCATTGGGCTGATGTGCGGCAGCCTGCTGGGCGGCGTTATTTTTCAACAGCTCATCTTCACGGAATTACCCCTCATCCATGCTCTGATTATGGGCGCTGGCGGCGGTATTCTGGGGCAGTTAGGAGATCTATTTGAGTCGGCCCTGAAAAGATCGGCCGGGGTTAAGGACGCCGGTTTTATTTTCCCCGGTCATGGCGGTATCTTGGATCGTCTCGACAGCCTCAGCTTCATTGCTCCTTTTGTATTTTACTATCAGCATTTTATAATAACATGA
- a CDS encoding isoprenyl transferase, with the protein MNEIDLKKLPRHIAIIMDGNGRWAQSHALGRIAGHQKGAEAVRATVEICREIGIKYLTLYAFSVENWIRPTQEVDALMGLLENYLRSELKEMLEHGIRLTSIGNTEALQGRIRRTLREVMDLTAGNQGMVLNLALSYGGRDEIIKAVNGLIKDIRLGKLTDDEVTKKLFASYLYTADLPDPDLLIRTSGEYRLSNFLLWQMAYTEFYFTDVLWPDFSRHDLLEAIISFQKRERRYGLTSDQLQQVDLT; encoded by the coding sequence ATGAACGAAATTGATCTTAAAAAACTTCCCCGGCACATTGCTATCATCATGGATGGTAACGGGCGGTGGGCTCAGTCTCATGCCCTCGGCCGTATCGCAGGGCATCAGAAGGGCGCCGAGGCAGTGCGTGCCACGGTAGAGATATGCCGGGAGATCGGGATCAAGTATCTCACGCTGTACGCCTTCTCCGTCGAAAACTGGATCCGCCCGACGCAGGAAGTGGATGCGCTGATGGGGCTCCTGGAGAACTATCTTCGCTCCGAGCTTAAGGAGATGCTTGAGCACGGCATCCGTTTGACCAGTATCGGCAACACGGAAGCGCTGCAAGGTCGTATCAGGCGAACCTTGCGGGAAGTAATGGACCTGACGGCCGGCAATCAGGGTATGGTGCTTAACCTGGCCTTGAGTTATGGCGGTCGGGATGAGATCATCAAGGCTGTCAATGGCCTCATTAAGGACATCCGGCTCGGCAAGCTAACGGATGATGAGGTAACAAAAAAACTGTTCGCTTCTTATCTCTATACCGCAGACCTTCCTGACCCGGATTTGCTGATCAGAACCAGCGGGGAATACCGTTTGAGCAATTTCCTGTTATGGCAAATGGCCTATACGGAATTCTATTTCACGGACGTTTTGTGGCCTGATTTTAGTCGCCATGATCTACTGGAGGCCATTATCAGCTTTCAGAAAAGGGAAAGAAGGTATGGCTTGACAAGCGACCAACTGCAACAGGTTGACTTGACATGA
- the frr gene encoding ribosome recycling factor → MSDLVIEELNEEMEGALHALDKSLSKVRTGRASLALLDGIKIDYYGVPTPLNQAATLSVPESRLIVISPWDSSIISAIEKAIQKSDLGLMPSNDGKTVRIAIPPLTEERRKELVKIVKRMAEECKIKQRNARRDANEKFKNMKKANEISEDVMFQYQEKVQKLTDKAIEKTDAVLGAKEKEIMEI, encoded by the coding sequence ATGAGTGATTTGGTAATTGAAGAACTGAATGAGGAGATGGAGGGCGCCTTGCATGCCCTGGATAAATCATTGAGCAAGGTCAGGACGGGCCGGGCATCGCTGGCGCTGCTCGATGGCATCAAGATTGATTATTACGGAGTGCCCACGCCGCTCAACCAGGCCGCCACCCTTTCCGTGCCGGAGAGCCGGCTGATAGTTATTTCTCCCTGGGACAGCAGTATTATAAGCGCCATTGAAAAGGCTATTCAAAAATCAGACTTGGGATTGATGCCGTCCAATGATGGCAAGACAGTGCGTATCGCCATCCCCCCGTTGACGGAAGAGCGTCGGAAGGAACTCGTAAAGATAGTCAAGAGAATGGCGGAGGAATGCAAAATAAAGCAGCGCAATGCCCGTCGTGATGCCAATGAAAAATTCAAGAACATGAAAAAAGCCAATGAAATCTCTGAGGACGTTATGTTTCAATACCAGGAAAAGGTACAGAAACTGACCGACAAAGCTATCGAAAAAACCGATGCCGTTCTGGGGGCGAAGGAAAAAGAGATCATGGAGATATAA
- the pyrH gene encoding UMP kinase: MDQPVYKRVLLKLSGEALTGKRSFGIDYETVNKIAGEIKEVVRMGVELGIVVGGGNIFRGAEAHALGMERASADYMGMLATVINSLALQSVLERMDVYTRVQSAIEMKEVAEPYIHRRAIRHLEKGRVVIFAAGTGNPFFTTDTAASLRAMEIKADVIMKATKVDGVYDKDPVLNKDAKKFDRISYTDVLTRDLKVMDATAISLCRDNQLRIVVFNLQEEGNIKKVICGHAVGTTVGN; the protein is encoded by the coding sequence ATGGATCAACCGGTATATAAAAGAGTGCTTTTAAAATTAAGCGGTGAAGCCCTGACGGGCAAGCGCTCTTTTGGCATTGACTATGAAACGGTCAATAAGATTGCCGGGGAAATCAAGGAAGTGGTCCGGATGGGCGTAGAGCTGGGCATCGTCGTGGGCGGCGGCAATATCTTCCGCGGCGCCGAGGCCCACGCCCTGGGTATGGAAAGGGCTTCGGCCGACTATATGGGGATGCTGGCCACGGTTATCAATAGCCTGGCTCTGCAAAGCGTCCTGGAAAGGATGGACGTTTATACCCGTGTGCAATCGGCAATAGAGATGAAAGAAGTAGCGGAGCCGTATATTCACAGGAGGGCCATCCGTCACCTGGAGAAGGGCAGGGTAGTAATATTTGCCGCGGGCACCGGCAATCCTTTTTTTACCACGGACACGGCTGCATCTCTCCGGGCGATGGAGATCAAGGCGGATGTCATAATGAAGGCCACCAAGGTTGACGGTGTTTACGATAAAGATCCGGTGCTGAATAAGGATGCGAAGAAATTTGACCGCATAAGTTACACGGATGTCCTGACCAGAGACCTGAAAGTTATGGATGCTACCGCCATCTCGCTGTGTCGCGATAATCAACTGCGCATCGTGGTTTTCAATCTGCAGGAGGAAGGCAATATAAAAAAAGTAATTTGTGGTCATGCAGTTGGAACCACCGTGGGTAATTGA
- the tsf gene encoding translation elongation factor Ts: MDITSAMVKQLRDKTGAGMMDCKEALTAAGGDFDHAIDNLRKKGMAAATKRSSKAAKEGMVASYIHMGGRIGVMVEVNCETDFVAKTADFQTLAKDLAMHVAAANPLYLRSEDIPAEALEREKEIYRSQASQEGKPEKIWEKIMEGKLKKYYEDVCFLEQKFVKNQDITIGTLVKDMMAKTGENIIVRRFARFQLGEELK, from the coding sequence TTGGATATTACATCTGCAATGGTAAAACAGTTAAGAGATAAAACGGGCGCCGGGATGATGGATTGCAAGGAAGCCCTGACGGCAGCCGGTGGCGATTTTGATCATGCGATTGATAATTTGCGGAAAAAAGGCATGGCCGCAGCGACCAAGAGGTCTTCCAAGGCCGCCAAGGAAGGCATGGTTGCTTCCTATATTCATATGGGCGGCAGAATCGGCGTGATGGTGGAAGTGAATTGCGAAACGGACTTCGTCGCCAAGACCGCTGATTTCCAGACTTTGGCGAAAGATCTGGCCATGCATGTCGCGGCGGCTAATCCGCTTTATCTGAGATCGGAAGATATTCCCGCCGAGGCCCTGGAAAGGGAAAAAGAAATCTATCGCAGCCAGGCATCGCAAGAAGGAAAGCCCGAAAAGATCTGGGAGAAGATCATGGAGGGCAAATTGAAAAAGTATTATGAGGATGTCTGCTTTCTCGAGCAGAAGTTCGTTAAAAACCAGGACATTACGATCGGAACGCTGGTAAAGGATATGATGGCCAAAACGGGAGAAAATATCATTGTCCGAAGATTTGCCCGCTTTCAGTTAGGTGAGGAATTAAAATAA
- the rpsB gene encoding 30S ribosomal protein S2, with protein MASISMKLLLEAGVHFGHQTNKWNPKMKPYIFGARNNIYIIDLQQTVGLFQTAYNFVVNMVAEGGELLFIGTKKQAQESIREEATRCGMPYVNQRWLGGMLTNFATIKKSIDRLNYLDKLFADDSIKAFPKKEILKLQKERDKLDNVLGGIRRMRGFPGGLFVVDPKRETIGVKESRKLKIPIVGIVDSNCDPDEIDYIIPGNDDAIRAIKLFASKFADAVIEGRKLFEERLQAESNKETAIVLPPIDISAPEYAEADVPESVETKDAFSDNQASS; from the coding sequence ATGGCGAGTATTTCAATGAAGTTGCTGCTGGAGGCGGGCGTTCACTTTGGTCACCAGACCAATAAGTGGAATCCCAAGATGAAGCCCTATATTTTCGGGGCGAGAAACAACATCTACATTATTGATCTTCAGCAGACGGTGGGGCTGTTTCAGACGGCCTATAATTTCGTCGTCAACATGGTGGCGGAAGGCGGCGAGCTGCTCTTTATCGGTACAAAAAAGCAGGCGCAGGAGTCTATCCGCGAAGAGGCGACCCGCTGCGGCATGCCCTATGTCAACCAGAGATGGCTGGGCGGGATGCTGACCAATTTTGCGACCATCAAAAAAAGCATAGACAGGTTGAATTACTTGGATAAGCTGTTTGCTGATGACAGCATCAAGGCTTTTCCCAAGAAGGAAATTTTAAAACTGCAGAAGGAACGGGACAAATTGGACAATGTTCTGGGCGGCATCCGGCGCATGCGCGGCTTTCCGGGCGGGCTGTTCGTTGTTGATCCCAAGCGGGAAACGATCGGCGTGAAGGAATCGCGGAAATTGAAGATCCCCATTGTGGGCATTGTTGATTCCAACTGCGATCCCGATGAGATAGATTATATCATCCCGGGGAACGATGACGCCATCAGAGCCATCAAATTGTTTGCCTCCAAGTTTGCCGATGCCGTCATCGAAGGCCGGAAGCTGTTTGAAGAACGGTTACAGGCGGAAAGTAACAAGGAAACAGCTATCGTATTGCCCCCAATTGATATTTCCGCGCCGGAGTATGCTGAGGCAGATGTCCCGGAGAGTGTCGAAACAAAAGATGCGTTTTCAGATAATCAGGCAAGTTCCTGA